From the genome of Deinococcus ruber:
ATAGCTGCCGTAAGCCTGGAAGTCATTGATGCTGTCGTTGTAGAAGTACTGATCAGCGACCGTGAAGTTCAGGCCCTTGATCAGTGCGTCAGCCGCGCTACCATCATGCTTCAACACACCGCCGTAGGTGCTGGAGTACGCGAAGGGCACCAGGCCGGTGTCCTGGTACGCAGCGGTGCTGTTGTACGCGTAGAAGTTGTTGTCGGTGTGCTGGGTGGTCGAGTAGCGGCTGGCCACACCATCGACAACGGCGTAGGTCGCGCCAACGTCGCTCATGTCGCGGTTGTAGAAGCCGGTCACGCTCAGGCCGAACAGCTTGCCACCCAGGGCCACACCGTAGGCGGTGCGGTACGAAGAGCCAGGCGTTGCAATAGTCTGACCTGCAACGGGGACACCGGCTGTCGTGACAGTGACGCCACTGGTGGTGTCGGCACTGGGATTGTAGTTGCTATAGCGGTCCCCAAAGGCGGCGACGGTGATGGGGCCCAGGTTGCTCGACAGTGCACCGCCGTAGCCGACAATGTCAGCGCCGTAGGCGTTGCCATTGGCGTTCACGCCGTTGTAGTTATAGAAGAAAGTATCGTTGGGCGACATGCCCGCAACGCCATTGGTGTAGGCAGGTGCAATAGCACGGTAGTTCGCGGCGATCTTAGCGATACCCAGATCAACAGCAGCGCGGGTGTAGAAGGCGCTATCGCCCTTGCTGAAGTAATCATTCAGGCTCGTGTAGGGGCTCTTCGCGTTCGACAGGCTGAGGTCGTACAGACCGTCCACACTGACCGGGCCGACCTTCACGTTGTAATCCACACCGAAGGCGCTGCGGTTGCCGACGTTCTGGGCGTAGTTCAGGCCGATAGGACCGATACCGAAGGGGTTCGCTTCTGCACGGATACCGAAGTACGGCCCCACAAGAACAGGATCAGGCGTCGCGGTGCCATTCACACCATACGTAACATTGGTCGAGCCAACGCCCGCCACGACAGTGAGCTTGGGCGAGAAAGGCAGCGTCGTTCCAGTTGCAGTCAGGACAAAGCCCTGGCGCTTGATGACCGGTTCAGTGTCGCTGTTGGCGTTGAAGAGATAGTCATTGAAGCGGAAGGCGCTGTTCTGGTAATCGTAAACGACCGAGAAGGGCTGTCCGCCGAATGCACCATTGACCCGCGCGTTGTCGACCTGCAAGAAGTTGGTGCCGAAGTTGGTTTCGAAATTGACGGCTGCGTCGCTAACCACCAGCGCACCGTTAGCGGTCACCAGATTGCTTGCCTTGATACCAAAGCTCAGGGTGGCGCCGCTGAAGTTGTCGGTCGTGTCGACGCACTGCTCGGCATATGCCTGACGTGCACCGGCGGGACTGCTGGGCTGGACGCCGCCGCCACTGATCAGGCTGGCAGCACTGTTGGTGCAGTCAGTACCGATGCTGAACGCGCCGTCAGCGAAGGTCTTGCGGGTCAGACGATCAACGTCGAAGTTGGTCTTGCCGCTCAGCAGGCCGATGCCACCGAAGGTGCCGCCGATGCTGCCGGTGAAGCTGAACTTGGGGGCGCTCTCCAGTGTGGTGACGCGGGTATCGATGCCCGAGACGCGGGTGGTCAAGGCATTGAAGTCGGCGCGGCCAACCAGGTCGGGCAGAGCGCTCTCGACGGCGCTGACACGGTCCTGGAGGCCCAGGATGTCGTTGTTCAGGAGAACCGTCAGGTCGTTCAGCGCTGCGATGCTGCTGGCGTTGTCGTCCACGTCAGCGCGCAGGCTGTCGTAGTTGCTCTGGAGGTCGTCAGCGCGGGCGCTGAGGTCGCTGATCTGCTGGTTCAGGGCGTCGAGCGCGGCGGTGTCGCCAGCAGGTGCAGGGGTGGTGTCGGTGGGGGTACCCAGGGCCTCGACGCGGGCTTCCAGGCGGGCGAAATCGTCCTGGCTGACCGAGTTGCTCTCCAGGTCGGTGACGCGCACACCCAGAGCGGCCAGGTCGGCGGCCAGTTCCTGAACGGCGTTCTGAAGCGCAGTCAGGGTCTCGGGATCAATGGTCGTGGTGCTGCCCGTGGTGGTGGTCACGGTGCCAGCAGCGATCTGGTCCAGCAGGCGCGAGATGATGACGGCGGCTTCGTAGCGCGTCAGGTTCTGGGTGCCACGGAAGGTGCCGTCCGGGTAGCCCAGGATGATGCCCTTCGCCACGATCTTGTCGATGGCGTCCTTGGCCCAGTGGCCAGCGGGCACATCAGTGAGGGTCGGCACTTGCGGAGCCGAAGCCGCAGGTGTCGTCTGGGCCGAAGCGAAGCCTACGGCCATCGCAGCGGTGAGAACGAGCAGATACTTCTTCATAACTTACCCCCAAAAGGTATTCGTGCAGATCAATGTTTCGGACTTCTAGACGACGTCGGGGCGAGTTGCCGGGTTTCCTCTCCCAAAGATGAGTGCCCTCACTACTTCTCTGCACAACCTGGCCTCGGTACTCGTTTATGAGAACAGAGGGGTCCAGATCAGGGTGATGATACATGGATGAAAAGGACAGGTCAACCGCAAGAAACTGCGCCTGCTGCTAACGCAATCACGATGACTGATTTCTGATGCAGCTGAAGAGGCATTTCGCAGATGAGAGCATAAAGATGTCCCTTATATATTTTAGAATTGCGCGTGTGAGAGGAGCTCAAGCTCGTACGATTTCCATGAGAACTCTAAAGACAGCTACTGTGAAAGAGAAGTTATCGTTCTTGTGCGTTCCTTTACACTTGTAAATTTCTAAGATCTGATCTGGACTTTGGCTATCGACAGGGGAAGCAGTCAGCTGCTTCTCCTGTCAAACTTGAGCATGACACTGCTCCCGAAGTGGTTCACCGGGGTCCTGGAAGGATTCGCTCCTTTGTTTTCGGCGCGCATCTGGCCGCAGGTGCAACTCCTGATGGTCGGGGCGCTGCTCTCTCCTGGAAAATGGACAGTGACAGCAGCATTGCGGGTCCTCGGATTGGCAGACGATCCGAAGTTCGGAACGTTTCACCGCCTGTTGAACCGCGCGCTGGTCGAGCCTCCGGGCAAGTCGCGTGCTCCTCGGTCTGCTCTTGGCTGCCTTTGTGCCCTCAGGACCGCTGGTTCTTGGCCTGGACGACACCACCCTGCGACGCACCGGAGCCAAGATCAGTGCCAAAGGCATCTACCGCGACCCTGTACGGTCCAGCCGCGGGCACTTCGTCAAGGCCAGCGGTTTCCGCTGGCTGAGCCTGATGCTGCTCACACCCATCCCCTGGGCCCATCGCGTCTGGGCCTTGCCGCTCCTGACGGCACTGGTGCCGTCACAGCGGTACAGCGAAGAAGGCGGTCACACCCACAGGACCCTGACCGACTGGGCCCGGCAGAGGCTACGAATGGTGCAGCGCTGGTGTCCTGGACGGCAGCTGATCGTGGTGGCAGACAGCGCGTATGCAGTCATCAACTGGCTCTTCGACCTCCAACAGGGTCGTCCGATCACCGTCATCACCAGACTCCGCTTGGATGCCGCACTCTACAAACCGGCGCCTGAACGACAGGTCGGCCAGATGGGCAGAACCCGACTCAAAGGTGACCGTCTTCCAAGCCTGGCGGCCTTGATCAACGATCCAACGACGCGCTGGCAGCGCAGGTGCGTCCATCGCTGGTACGGAGAAACCAACCGGGAAGTCGAACTCGTTTCACACACCGCCGTGTGGTCCACGCTGGCCTCTCACCCGTCCCGGTACGCTGGGTGCTGGTTCGCGATCCTAAAGGGAAGTTCACCACCCAGGCGTTGCTCTGCACGGATCTGCTCCTCAGCCCAGTTCAAATCTTGGAGCACTTCGTGCAGCGTTGACAACTCGAGGTCACCTTCGAAGAGGTTCGAGCGCACCTGGGCGTAGAAACGCTGCGACAATGGACCGACCTGGCCATTGCCAGAACAGCCCCAGCGTTGCTGGGGCTGTTCTCCCTCGTGACGCTGATGGCCCACGAACGTTGGCAAGGCCATGAACCCTGGGTTCGTCGTGCCGCGTGGTACGACAAGACCCTGCCTACCTTTGTCGATGCGCTCGCCGAGGTTCGGCGAGCGTTGTGGAAGGTGCCGACGTTTCGCATGTCTGCGTTATCACACGAAATGGTTCAAGTTCCGCTTGAATGTATCGAGCGTCTCGCAGACGCACTCTGTTACGAAGCCTGACGCTCCCCAATGGCCAAAGTCGAGTTTAGAGTGTGAGAGCCATCGAGCACTGGCCTGCGTCGGCATACTCAAGCTGAAGAAGGAGGTTCATCGGTCAAGGCCAGTTCCTGCATCTTCTTCGTTCGGTACTGATTGAACGCGGCTATCGAGTGAAAGAAGCGCGCCTCCGGTTCAGCATGAAAGAAGATCCGGTCGCCAGCACTACTCTGCTGTCGCCGGTGGACGGCGAGACGGATCAGAACAAAGACCACCCGCTCGCCACGAAGGACATCCACGACTCGCCCCAGAAACCAGTCGCCCGACTCCCCCTGCTCGCCAGTGATGGAAAGGTATTCCCCAACATACGGAAGGGGGCTGGGGTGATAACTCGCGACACCGAGTCCCACCGATTTTCGTCGGAAGATCGGGTCAAAGATGTGGGCAGGGAAAAGTTCCGGGCGTGACGTTCCTGCAGCTGGCATGGTGGGCTCACCTCGTTAACTCG
Proteins encoded in this window:
- a CDS encoding S-layer homology domain-containing protein; translation: MKKYLLVLTAAMAVGFASAQTTPAASAPQVPTLTDVPAGHWAKDAIDKIVAKGIILGYPDGTFRGTQNLTRYEAAVIISRLLDQIAAGTVTTTTGSTTTIDPETLTALQNAVQELAADLAALGVRVTDLESNSVSQDDFARLEARVEALGTPTDTTPAPAGDTAALDALNQQISDLSARADDLQSNYDSLRADVDDNASSIAALNDLTVLLNNDILGLQDRVSAVESALPDLVGRADFNALTTRVSGIDTRVTTLESAPKFSFTGSIGGTFGGIGLLSGKTNFDVDRLTRKTFADGAFSIGTDCTNSAASLISGGGVQPSSPAGARQAYAEQCVDTTDNFSGATLSFGIKASNLVTANGALVVSDAAVNFETNFGTNFLQVDNARVNGAFGGQPFSVVYDYQNSAFRFNDYLFNANSDTEPVIKRQGFVLTATGTTLPFSPKLTVVAGVGSTNVTYGVNGTATPDPVLVGPYFGIRAEANPFGIGPIGLNYAQNVGNRSAFGVDYNVKVGPVSVDGLYDLSLSNAKSPYTSLNDYFSKGDSAFYTRAAVDLGIAKIAANYRAIAPAYTNGVAGMSPNDTFFYNYNGVNANGNAYGADIVGYGGALSSNLGPITVAAFGDRYSNYNPSADTTSGVTVTTAGVPVAGQTIATPGSSYRTAYGVALGGKLFGLSVTGFYNRDMSDVGATYAVVDGVASRYSTTQHTDNNFYAYNSTAAYQDTGLVPFAYSSTYGGVLKHDGSAADALIKGLNFTVADQYFYNDSINDFQAYGSYGITLGGLTVTPFARYHSFNVPGNNGTTTVTTADGTATKTYNAVKYGVQVAIPAMTGIIGKPSFAGGFENSITTPGASIAATTGSKTELYGQAALTLNDIGVANTTASIGYGYYQGFGLGSGGATIASSASSGTATFSPTADRIFRSPLGGASDPYTGANLGSNAGSVQGVFGQVNFNGLALNAGYFRYNDFVNSANNSSATAFKVAYTLNF
- a CDS encoding transposase, with amino-acid sequence MPSGPLVLGLDDTTLRRTGAKISAKGIYRDPVRSSRGHFVKASGFRWLSLMLLTPIPWAHRVWALPLLTALVPSQRYSEEGGHTHRTLTDWARQRLRMVQRWCPGRQLIVVADSAYAVINWLFDLQQGRPITVITRLRLDAALYKPAPERQVGQMGRTRLKGDRLPSLAALINDPTTRWQRRCVHRWYGETNREVELVSHTAVWSTLASHPSRYAGCWFAILKGSSPPRRCSARICSSAQFKSWSTSCSVDNSRSPSKRFERTWA